The Desulfosporosinus acidiphilus SJ4 genome has a window encoding:
- a CDS encoding lysylphosphatidylglycerol synthase domain-containing protein, whose protein sequence is MPNVTKLKLFSGLLITAIVIYYSIGAIKDLHAEQVFRSNISWGLTICSVVIYIYANYIRGLAYTRGIDRDMDRMTALQIVGLGHAANMVLPFHIGEGLRAAFFPASYSALRRTKLLIIPAFADFAAIMMLAIPAVPFAGFTDQNLLKALWILTFLCIGAFIVFGVLIAFLPRLRSYFSEYLNFDTVKMMGWVILSWILLLVSTWIGLVAFGFSWSASVRMSLAVFAATNIINFIPATPGAIGLFEYGTILGLGGLGIDQTTALSASLLLHLIQYAALLPLGGFLYIAALHGQYGGALRNMRRAILQKDPK, encoded by the coding sequence ATGCCCAATGTTACAAAACTAAAGCTCTTTTCTGGTCTGCTTATCACAGCTATTGTCATTTATTACTCTATCGGGGCCATCAAGGATCTGCATGCAGAACAGGTTTTTCGTTCGAATATCAGTTGGGGCTTGACTATTTGTTCAGTTGTAATTTATATCTATGCCAACTACATCCGCGGGCTTGCCTATACACGAGGCATTGACAGGGATATGGACCGAATGACGGCGTTACAAATCGTGGGGTTAGGCCATGCCGCTAATATGGTTCTGCCTTTCCATATCGGCGAGGGGCTGCGGGCTGCCTTTTTCCCGGCAAGCTACAGTGCCTTAAGGCGGACAAAGCTGTTAATTATACCGGCCTTCGCAGATTTTGCGGCCATCATGATGCTGGCAATTCCCGCAGTTCCCTTTGCCGGCTTTACGGATCAAAATCTATTAAAAGCCCTCTGGATTCTGACCTTTCTCTGTATTGGCGCCTTTATAGTCTTCGGGGTCCTTATCGCTTTTCTTCCGCGGCTTCGCAGTTATTTCAGCGAATACTTGAATTTCGATACGGTAAAAATGATGGGGTGGGTTATCCTTTCCTGGATTCTGCTGCTCGTGTCAACTTGGATCGGACTTGTGGCCTTTGGCTTTTCCTGGTCAGCATCCGTTCGTATGTCCTTGGCCGTCTTTGCAGCAACTAATATCATTAATTTCATACCTGCCACACCGGGAGCAATCGGCCTTTTTGAATATGGAACAATTCTGGGCCTTGGAGGTCTGGGCATTGATCAGACGACAGCCCTCTCAGCGAGCTTGTTATTGCATCTGATCCAGTACGCAGCCCTCCTGCCCTTAGGCGGTTTCCTCTACATTGCCGCCCTGCACGGACAATATGGCGGGGCACTCCGCAACATGAGACGGGCAATTCTCCAAAAAGATCCTAAATGA
- a CDS encoding glycosyltransferase family 2 protein, translating to MEMNKIKLLSIVVPSYNSQDYLGHCLDTLIQGGPEIEVIVVDDGSTDNTAAVAQEYCDRFPAIVRLEQKENGGHGSAVNRGLEVATGEYFKVVDSDDWLDPSDFLSLLSWLRSNPSVDLLIANYVYEYSYNGKQKVMRYSNVFPEGKIISWDNMGSFRFDQLMLMHSMFYRTELLRQCGIKLPEHTFYVDNLIAYLPLPYVKSLVYLDLSPYHYLIGRAGQSVSTQVMIKRIDQQIKVTRMMIEAYNVFEDIEYKSLKQYMLFYLSMMVATTVTHLYIAEDKTLRRKADQLWDSIKQRDEKLYTELRGSFINLFIDITQKINPRILAHGLKLIKRIYKFS from the coding sequence ATGGAGATGAACAAAATTAAACTTTTATCAATTGTCGTACCGTCCTATAATTCACAGGACTATCTTGGTCACTGTCTGGATACGCTCATTCAAGGCGGACCGGAGATAGAAGTTATCGTCGTTGATGATGGTTCAACAGACAACACAGCGGCCGTCGCCCAAGAGTACTGTGATCGCTTTCCCGCAATCGTCCGCCTTGAGCAGAAAGAAAACGGCGGGCATGGTTCGGCAGTCAACCGCGGCCTAGAGGTTGCCACAGGCGAATATTTTAAAGTTGTTGACAGCGACGACTGGTTAGATCCTTCGGACTTCCTGTCGCTGCTTTCCTGGCTGCGCAGCAATCCCTCCGTGGATCTGCTGATTGCAAACTATGTTTATGAATATTCCTATAACGGCAAACAAAAAGTGATGCGCTACAGTAACGTTTTTCCCGAAGGAAAGATTATCTCCTGGGATAATATGGGTTCTTTCCGCTTCGACCAATTGATGCTCATGCATTCCATGTTTTACCGCACAGAATTATTAAGACAGTGCGGGATTAAACTGCCGGAACACACGTTTTACGTCGACAACCTTATTGCTTATTTGCCTCTTCCCTATGTTAAAAGCTTAGTTTATCTGGACCTTTCTCCCTATCACTATTTAATCGGCCGGGCAGGACAATCCGTCAGCACCCAGGTTATGATTAAGCGGATCGACCAGCAGATTAAAGTAACGCGTATGATGATTGAGGCCTACAATGTTTTTGAGGACATTGAATATAAAAGCCTTAAGCAATACATGCTTTTCTATCTTTCGATGATGGTGGCTACCACCGTTACGCATTTGTATATTGCAGAGGACAAGACGCTCCGCCGCAAGGCAGACCAGCTTTGGGATTCGATAAAACAAAGAGACGAAAAGCTGTATACTGAACTGCGAGGCAGTTTTATCAATCTATTTATCGACATCACCCAGAAAATCAATCCGCGCATCCTGGCACACGGCCTGAAACTAATTAAGCGTATTTATAAGTTCAGCTAA
- a CDS encoding COG4280 domain-containing protein gives MYWSSILPSFLASMVEFVEALTIVLVVGVTINWRSSLLGAGAAALTLAVLVAVFGSTLVVFIPIEVLRQVIGIILILFGMQWLKKALLRYSGLKSMHDEAAIYEERMRELRAHGKAEPRKFNGFGFLTSYKSVLLEGLEVAFIVITFGSTVSADKLSGIWTAAEGALLALIMVVILGMLIRGPLTKIPENTLKFSVGIMLVTFGTFWTGEGLGIRWPYADGFLFVLIIFYLALSFFIIKWLKPYGIEQKTKLMAGGKS, from the coding sequence ATGTACTGGTCTTCAATTTTACCGTCTTTTCTAGCCTCAATGGTCGAATTTGTTGAAGCTCTTACGATTGTATTAGTTGTTGGAGTGACCATTAATTGGAGGAGCAGTCTCCTGGGCGCTGGGGCAGCAGCTTTGACCCTGGCAGTTTTGGTGGCTGTTTTTGGTTCAACCTTAGTAGTGTTTATTCCCATTGAGGTTTTGAGACAAGTCATTGGAATTATCCTGATTCTCTTTGGTATGCAATGGCTTAAAAAAGCTTTGCTTCGTTATAGCGGTTTGAAATCCATGCATGATGAAGCAGCAATTTATGAAGAGCGGATGCGAGAACTTCGGGCCCACGGGAAGGCTGAACCTCGGAAGTTTAATGGCTTTGGTTTTCTTACTTCCTATAAAAGTGTTCTCTTAGAGGGGTTGGAAGTGGCATTCATTGTTATTACCTTCGGTTCTACAGTTTCTGCGGATAAGCTCAGCGGGATTTGGACAGCGGCAGAGGGAGCTTTATTGGCGTTAATCATGGTTGTGATCCTGGGAATGTTAATTCGAGGGCCGTTGACGAAGATTCCGGAAAATACCTTGAAGTTTTCTGTAGGGATTATGCTGGTGACTTTTGGTACTTTCTGGACCGGTGAGGGGTTAGGAATTCGATGGCCATATGCTGATGGGTTCTTGTTCGTTTTGATTATTTTCTATTTGGCCTTAAGTTTCTTCATTATTAAGTGGTTAAAGCCTTATGGAATTGAGCAGAAGACAAAACTTATGGCAGGAGGAAAGAGCTGA
- a CDS encoding ABC transporter ATP-binding protein, which produces MNLVLEDVTKHYGSKLVLDRLSLSISEGSCVALLGPSGCGKTTLLNALAGLTDIDGGKIRYDELTWSAKGYTMVPEERNIGMVFQDFALWPHMNVFENIAFSLRLKKYPVKKIKEQVAEVLEAVQMNGFEKRYPNQLSGGQRQRVAIARALVTHPSIMLMDEPLSSLDAQLREKMRWEIMRIVRGAGITTVYVTHDQAEALSLADHVVLLNRGRIEQADSPTRLYREPATVFAANFLGCSNILHGRVIERCGDHSLINCQGLDIYTMGKLLPGQEAKVMIRSGDIFINKQSQGPGTLLEAKVLQRSFQGVTWQYKVALEKVPDIQLEVWSTQEIEVTDSIQIWLPAEGCRVLREMSDDSEPAVDYKVS; this is translated from the coding sequence ATGAACCTAGTGCTTGAAGATGTAACAAAACATTACGGAAGCAAATTAGTCCTTGACAGGCTTTCGCTGTCAATTTCTGAAGGCAGCTGTGTGGCTTTACTGGGCCCTTCGGGCTGCGGTAAAACTACTCTCTTAAATGCTTTAGCCGGTTTAACAGATATTGACGGCGGCAAAATTCGCTATGATGAGCTGACTTGGTCTGCTAAGGGCTATACTATGGTTCCTGAAGAGCGAAATATCGGCATGGTCTTCCAGGACTTTGCGCTTTGGCCGCATATGAATGTTTTTGAAAATATTGCTTTTAGTCTGCGCTTAAAGAAGTATCCTGTTAAGAAGATCAAAGAGCAGGTGGCTGAAGTTCTTGAGGCCGTGCAGATGAATGGTTTTGAAAAACGATACCCAAATCAATTGTCAGGAGGACAGCGGCAGCGGGTGGCAATAGCCCGAGCCTTGGTTACTCATCCGTCGATCATGCTGATGGATGAGCCCTTGTCCAGTTTAGATGCTCAGTTAAGGGAAAAAATGCGTTGGGAAATCATGAGGATTGTACGAGGGGCTGGGATTACGACGGTTTATGTTACTCATGACCAAGCCGAGGCTTTAAGTCTGGCTGATCATGTGGTTCTCTTGAATCGGGGAAGAATCGAACAAGCCGATAGCCCCACCAGGCTCTATCGTGAACCGGCTACGGTTTTTGCTGCCAATTTCCTGGGATGTTCCAATATACTTCATGGCCGGGTCATTGAACGATGCGGTGACCATTCTTTAATCAACTGTCAGGGACTAGACATTTATACTATGGGAAAGCTATTACCGGGGCAGGAGGCTAAAGTTATGATTCGCTCGGGAGATATATTCATCAACAAGCAAAGTCAGGGCCCAGGGACCCTTCTCGAGGCTAAAGTTCTTCAGAGATCCTTTCAGGGAGTCACATGGCAATACAAAGTGGCATTAGAAAAAGTCCCTGACATACAGCTTGAGGTATGGAGCACTCAAGAAATTGAAGTAACTGATTCTATCCAAATATGGCTTCCGGCGGAAGGATGCCGGGTTCTAAGAGAAATGTCGGACGATAGTGAGCCGGCCGTCGATTATAAAGTTAGTTAA
- a CDS encoding ABC transporter permease, producing the protein MKMILRSGLTMQLFTKFELKKLGTSFYDILGVAFLALLIGYPLSALLLQIVFPNLYSVHMSLVPSLASLKEVFTDKENLNAVLNSIFIGAAGTLVASILGTLIAFAAQEQSGFKRTLIDALVWLIFFLPSYIVAEGWVMFMQDGGILAQMLKLPNGWSFWFFSRWGVILIMGFSYFPYVYFSMQQGIRNVNSDLIKAGRLAGGSRVQVFQKIVLPLLTPSLLAGASIAFAEAFGDFGLPAALMDQTQLSLLPYQIYVSLGQSPVNYPAASCLSFLVILISAGAILLQFFWMRKKDYSSILARKDSVVFVKRKSTLLTIGAFFILAVSLLVPLGSTIIASLWKVWANGLSLGNWTFENYSKALKIGSAGINALGSSLEYALAVAVLTMILGVILAYQMSFKKSAANSFLNILTMSVIAVPGIVLAAAFVFAWNGVWLIPLNLVLYGTPICLGLAFMATYLPYSIRLQLGAMGQLPLNLIKAARVQGAGEIVVLRKIILPLVAGTAISTFFMTFTKIIFELPASMLLYPPGSPTFSVTIQHYFSESHWSKGSALSVIGLFILLAAYSLGRYLMEHFSKGKGLEENPELELAQEPVLLSNEEVII; encoded by the coding sequence ATGAAAATGATATTAAGAAGTGGTTTAACGATGCAATTATTCACTAAATTTGAGTTAAAAAAGCTGGGAACGTCATTTTACGATATTTTAGGCGTGGCGTTCCTTGCCCTCCTCATTGGTTACCCCTTATCAGCCCTCTTATTACAAATTGTTTTTCCGAATTTATATAGTGTGCATATGAGCTTGGTGCCTTCCCTGGCTTCCTTGAAGGAAGTCTTTACTGACAAGGAAAATCTTAACGCGGTACTTAACTCTATTTTTATTGGGGCTGCGGGAACCCTTGTAGCTTCAATTTTAGGTACCCTTATCGCTTTTGCTGCGCAAGAACAGTCCGGTTTTAAGCGTACCTTAATAGACGCTCTGGTTTGGTTGATCTTCTTCCTCCCTTCCTATATTGTTGCCGAAGGTTGGGTAATGTTTATGCAGGATGGCGGCATTCTTGCCCAGATGCTGAAGCTGCCTAACGGCTGGTCCTTTTGGTTCTTCTCTCGTTGGGGCGTGATCTTGATCATGGGTTTTAGCTATTTTCCCTATGTCTACTTCAGCATGCAGCAGGGTATCAGAAACGTGAATAGTGATTTAATTAAGGCCGGACGTTTGGCAGGCGGAAGCCGTGTTCAAGTCTTTCAAAAAATTGTTTTGCCCCTGCTGACGCCGTCCTTGCTTGCTGGTGCTTCCATAGCCTTTGCCGAGGCTTTCGGTGATTTCGGGCTGCCTGCTGCCCTTATGGACCAGACCCAATTATCGTTGCTTCCTTACCAAATTTATGTTTCCCTTGGTCAGTCTCCGGTTAATTATCCGGCAGCATCCTGTTTGTCCTTTTTAGTTATCTTAATTTCGGCAGGAGCGATTCTGCTTCAGTTTTTTTGGATGCGCAAGAAAGACTACAGTTCGATTTTAGCTCGTAAGGATTCAGTTGTTTTTGTGAAAAGGAAGAGCACGCTGCTGACCATCGGTGCATTCTTTATCTTGGCTGTTAGCTTGCTCGTCCCCCTTGGAAGTACTATTATTGCTTCCCTTTGGAAAGTTTGGGCCAATGGACTAAGCTTAGGCAATTGGACCTTTGAAAATTACAGCAAAGCGCTTAAGATTGGCAGTGCAGGGATAAATGCTCTCGGAAGTTCTCTGGAATACGCCCTTGCAGTAGCCGTCTTGACAATGATTTTAGGTGTAATTTTGGCTTACCAGATGTCCTTTAAAAAGTCTGCTGCCAATTCCTTTCTCAATATTTTAACCATGTCTGTTATTGCAGTTCCCGGTATCGTCCTTGCGGCAGCTTTTGTCTTTGCTTGGAACGGTGTTTGGCTTATTCCTTTAAACCTTGTGCTTTATGGAACTCCTATTTGCCTCGGCTTAGCTTTTATGGCAACCTATTTGCCTTACTCTATCAGACTGCAGTTAGGGGCTATGGGTCAGCTGCCTCTCAATTTGATTAAGGCTGCACGAGTGCAAGGGGCCGGTGAAATCGTTGTCCTGCGCAAAATTATTCTTCCCTTGGTAGCTGGGACCGCCATTTCCACCTTTTTTATGACCTTTACTAAGATTATTTTCGAATTACCGGCATCGATGCTCCTCTATCCGCCGGGGAGTCCAACCTTTTCAGTAACCATTCAGCATTACTTTAGTGAATCTCACTGGTCAAAGGGAAGTGCCTTGTCTGTGATTGGTTTATTCATCTTGCTGGCTGCCTATAGCCTTGGCCGCTATTTGATGGAGCATTTCAGCAAAGGGAAAGGGTTGGAAGAAAACCCGGAATTGGAATTGGCCCAGGAGCCGGTCCTGCTTAGTAATGAGGAGGTAATCATATGA
- a CDS encoding ABC transporter substrate-binding protein has translation MNRYSYKKLSVILMSIAVLGSALTGCGTSSKVSAGPSSTNTASVSSKQLVFYSAQGYDDAMAKAFQAKTGIKVNLVDMSTGPLAAKIEAEKSNSHWDVAWFDGDATMQALDNEGLLMQGWAPKDASNLTQLGQSLVPADKAYYPTGVTAAAAIGVNSKLLPRSEYPKDWNDLLKPTFKNALAMNNPSVSGPTFPYVAGILNLMGDAQGKQFFASLKDNGMKVGETNDVEIKSLLNGQVKAVTIQDSALVAAKADGNPIDIIYPSSGVFTLPGVIAVNKNAPNAEAAKQFVEFVLSPEGQKVMLDPKNGGGDSYFNPIITGVEGSSVRQSDGINWLKVDPVKSAQDENDIKKWFNDAIIH, from the coding sequence ATGAATCGATATAGTTACAAAAAACTGTCTGTTATACTTATGTCTATTGCGGTCTTAGGCAGCGCACTGACAGGCTGCGGTACTTCCTCCAAGGTATCGGCCGGCCCTTCGTCCACCAATACGGCCTCCGTTTCATCTAAACAACTGGTATTTTACTCAGCCCAAGGTTACGACGATGCTATGGCCAAGGCCTTTCAGGCTAAAACCGGCATTAAAGTTAATCTCGTTGATATGTCCACCGGACCTTTGGCGGCTAAGATTGAAGCGGAGAAGTCCAACTCTCACTGGGATGTGGCCTGGTTCGACGGTGACGCTACCATGCAAGCTTTAGATAACGAAGGTTTGCTTATGCAGGGCTGGGCACCGAAGGATGCCTCTAATTTGACGCAGCTGGGGCAATCATTGGTTCCTGCTGATAAAGCGTACTATCCGACAGGTGTCACAGCTGCGGCGGCCATCGGTGTAAATTCAAAGTTGCTGCCTCGTTCAGAGTATCCAAAAGATTGGAATGATCTCCTTAAGCCAACCTTTAAGAATGCCCTGGCTATGAATAATCCCAGTGTTTCAGGACCTACGTTTCCTTATGTCGCGGGTATACTTAATCTCATGGGCGATGCCCAGGGGAAACAGTTTTTTGCCTCATTAAAAGACAACGGTATGAAGGTGGGGGAAACTAATGATGTAGAAATTAAATCGTTATTGAACGGGCAGGTAAAGGCTGTCACGATTCAAGACTCAGCTTTGGTTGCAGCGAAAGCAGATGGCAATCCCATTGATATTATTTATCCCTCCTCGGGAGTGTTCACGTTACCTGGCGTCATTGCTGTAAACAAAAATGCTCCCAATGCGGAAGCTGCTAAACAATTTGTGGAATTTGTCCTTTCACCCGAAGGACAAAAAGTGATGCTTGATCCTAAGAATGGCGGCGGCGACTCTTATTTTAATCCCATCATAACCGGCGTTGAGGGCAGTTCTGTGCGTCAGAGCGACGGCATCAATTGGCTGAAGGTTGATCCTGTCAAATCCGCGCAGGATGAAAATGATATTAAGAAGTGGTTTAACGATGCAATTATTCACTAA
- a CDS encoding cell wall-binding repeat-containing protein: MKKNIKLATAITTCALLLFSFAGSVQAAPKYNRFAGQDRFQTSIAIARQEFQGQQVQNVILASAYSFPDALAASTLAAKQQAPIILVGTTMHDSLASLNFIKSHMTSGGTVTIVGGAAVVPRKVEDWLLNAGYTVTRLGGTDRFATDALIVKSLNVTTGSPIVIASGYDFPDALGVASIAASKGWPILLSGPNQLPQSVKDFVTSDQPSNIYIVGGTFVLHNSIQTELQSTAPNAQIQRFGGQDRFETLSQILYKFYPNPTQIYLANGFDFADALSGSTLAAQNNAPILLVDPKAGHLPAAIRDYLITLHNTGATPQVNVLGGTVGLPDWVIDRVNLRLGTGDTNTTPPTSTTSSAIQLPISN, from the coding sequence ATGAAGAAGAACATAAAGTTAGCCACAGCGATCACAACATGTGCCCTGCTTCTCTTTTCGTTCGCGGGAAGTGTCCAAGCAGCCCCAAAATACAATCGTTTTGCCGGACAAGACCGGTTCCAAACATCTATAGCCATCGCTCGTCAAGAATTTCAGGGACAGCAAGTGCAAAATGTTATACTTGCTTCTGCTTATAGTTTTCCGGATGCTTTGGCTGCCAGTACCTTGGCGGCAAAGCAGCAAGCCCCCATTATCCTTGTGGGTACGACAATGCACGATTCACTAGCCAGTTTGAACTTTATTAAAAGCCATATGACATCCGGGGGAACCGTCACTATTGTTGGGGGCGCCGCCGTTGTTCCCCGTAAAGTCGAAGACTGGTTGTTAAATGCTGGTTACACTGTCACTCGATTGGGCGGAACCGATCGCTTTGCCACAGATGCTCTTATTGTCAAAAGTCTCAATGTTACAACCGGCTCCCCGATCGTCATTGCCAGCGGTTATGATTTCCCTGATGCTTTAGGTGTTGCTTCAATTGCTGCCAGCAAGGGATGGCCTATCCTGTTGAGCGGACCGAACCAGTTACCTCAGAGTGTGAAGGATTTCGTTACCTCAGATCAACCCTCCAACATTTACATTGTCGGCGGAACATTTGTCTTACACAATTCCATTCAAACGGAACTTCAGAGCACCGCACCTAACGCCCAAATCCAAAGATTTGGCGGACAGGATCGCTTTGAGACTTTATCACAGATCTTGTATAAATTTTACCCAAATCCGACTCAGATCTATTTAGCTAACGGTTTCGATTTTGCCGATGCCCTTTCCGGCAGTACCTTAGCTGCTCAAAATAATGCACCAATCTTATTAGTTGATCCTAAAGCGGGTCATCTCCCTGCGGCAATACGGGATTATCTCATAACCCTGCATAATACCGGAGCCACTCCGCAAGTCAATGTTCTTGGAGGAACTGTTGGTCTGCCGGACTGGGTAATCGATCGAGTCAATTTACGTTTGGGTACTGGAGATACGAATACGACACCTCCTACCTCAACAACCAGCAGTGCTATACAGCTCCCAATCAGCAACTAA
- a CDS encoding zinc dependent phospholipase C family protein, giving the protein MPILSEQTFNRVTKVLLAPVSPLQIFLDAPSPTHGYCLQQAYDILRQDGKDEVAAYFCSYDNDLQEGLSWADRGWKNICHYFYDPEKQGRVHWPGADAECQYYFNKAAAAFQRNISKGMFYLGAALHIVQDMCVPHHALGVIFDGHQEFERWTINNLDCFIVKGNGIYKSFTHPTQWIRYNAEIASRFFQLVSQENGCSEESYNAAAGKLLPLTVLTTAGFLDFAKPFLQRG; this is encoded by the coding sequence TTGCCAATACTGTCGGAACAAACTTTTAACAGAGTAACAAAAGTTTTGTTAGCTCCGGTTAGTCCGCTGCAGATTTTTTTAGATGCACCAAGCCCGACCCATGGTTACTGTTTGCAGCAAGCTTACGATATTCTAAGACAAGATGGTAAAGATGAGGTGGCTGCTTACTTTTGCTCATATGATAATGACCTTCAAGAAGGTCTTTCTTGGGCAGATCGGGGCTGGAAGAATATTTGTCATTATTTTTACGACCCTGAAAAACAAGGGAGAGTACACTGGCCGGGAGCGGATGCCGAATGTCAATATTATTTCAACAAAGCTGCTGCTGCGTTTCAACGAAATATATCAAAAGGTATGTTCTATTTAGGTGCCGCTTTACACATCGTGCAAGATATGTGCGTGCCTCATCATGCGTTGGGTGTGATTTTTGACGGGCATCAAGAGTTCGAACGATGGACCATAAATAATCTGGATTGCTTTATTGTTAAGGGAAACGGGATTTATAAATCATTTACTCACCCAACTCAATGGATTAGATATAACGCTGAAATAGCTTCTCGCTTCTTTCAGCTTGTTTCACAAGAAAATGGCTGCAGCGAAGAGAGTTATAATGCAGCTGCCGGAAAACTCCTGCCGCTGACGGTATTGACTACAGCTGGTTTCTTAGATTTTGCTAAACCTTTTCTCCAGCGAGGGTAA
- a CDS encoding Chromate resistance protein ChrB, with product MLKWLIMSYNLPSEPSRLRVGTWRSLKKLGAVNIHQSLWLLPMNDENYTALATVASNISENHGEVLLMQTIAMEENYEKAMISRFNKAREIEYEEIIDKCNDYFSEINKELERKNFTFAEAEENEEELEKLLSWFEKVKFRDVFVSPLREATEKKLEECRKCFEDFNSKTFENEKNDPPPEIKIVKE from the coding sequence TTGCTGAAATGGCTTATCATGAGTTACAATTTGCCGTCAGAGCCATCAAGATTAAGAGTAGGTACTTGGAGAAGCCTGAAAAAGTTAGGGGCCGTCAATATTCATCAATCGTTATGGCTGCTGCCAATGAACGATGAGAATTATACAGCGTTGGCAACAGTCGCTTCGAATATCAGCGAGAATCATGGAGAAGTTCTCTTGATGCAGACCATTGCTATGGAAGAAAACTATGAAAAGGCCATGATCTCCCGCTTTAATAAAGCGAGAGAAATTGAATATGAGGAAATCATTGATAAATGTAATGATTATTTTTCTGAAATAAATAAAGAACTAGAGCGAAAAAACTTTACCTTTGCCGAAGCCGAAGAGAATGAGGAAGAACTGGAAAAACTTCTATCCTGGTTTGAAAAGGTAAAATTTAGAGACGTTTTTGTCTCGCCGCTGCGGGAGGCAACGGAAAAGAAACTTGAAGAATGTCGGAAGTGTTTTGAGGATTTTAACAGTAAAACCTTCGAAAATGAAAAGAACGACCCGCCGCCAGAAATAAAGATCGTTAAAGAGTGA
- a CDS encoding MFS transporter — MNLINSSRADGIGLTRKQKIALFFSTLFVFANIYSPQPILPSLTQVYHQPPQTVSLIISLPLILIALFSLLYGCVSDRYGRWTVMRWSTVGLIIPTLLLTIAPNFRVLLLLRALQGLLLPGYMTTVISYVNDIFLPTERGAGMGIFAAASAIAGPLGRIEIGTFSQFLDWKAGFFSAAFDTLIAWILIDRILPNELNPAANLSLAVSDSAPKENFKNTLNSFYDHLRNRHLLGAYLVGAAMHASFISVLTYLPFRLSKAPYCLNPSQISLIYVLYLLGAVAAPRAGRLSDSIGRRFVLALALSLMLIGLWITISSSLILILTGITLTILGLFSVQSTATSLIGDWAKKNRGTATSLYTFFYYIGAGIGTSVNAIIWIQASWTGIIIVCIFSLLIALLSVAFLC, encoded by the coding sequence TTGAATTTAATAAATTCGAGCAGAGCCGATGGGATTGGACTAACGCGCAAACAAAAAATAGCTCTCTTTTTTTCAACCCTATTTGTATTTGCTAATATCTATAGCCCACAGCCGATTCTTCCCTCTTTAACTCAAGTTTATCATCAACCGCCTCAAACAGTCAGCTTAATAATATCTTTACCCTTAATTTTAATTGCTTTATTTTCTCTTCTTTACGGATGCGTTTCAGACCGATATGGACGATGGACAGTTATGCGTTGGAGTACCGTGGGATTAATCATTCCAACGTTATTGTTGACTATAGCGCCAAATTTTAGAGTTTTGCTCCTTTTACGTGCTTTACAGGGACTTTTGTTGCCAGGGTACATGACGACCGTTATTTCTTATGTTAATGATATTTTCCTGCCAACGGAACGTGGTGCGGGTATGGGGATTTTTGCCGCTGCATCTGCCATAGCGGGACCGCTTGGCAGAATCGAGATAGGTACATTTAGCCAGTTCTTAGATTGGAAAGCCGGCTTCTTCAGTGCCGCTTTCGACACATTAATAGCATGGATTCTTATTGACAGAATCCTGCCCAACGAACTGAATCCAGCTGCAAACCTCTCCTTAGCTGTCAGTGACTCGGCTCCCAAAGAAAACTTCAAAAATACTCTTAACTCCTTTTATGATCACCTGCGTAACCGCCATTTGCTGGGAGCCTATCTAGTAGGTGCGGCAATGCATGCCAGTTTTATAAGTGTGTTAACGTATTTGCCATTTAGGCTGAGCAAAGCACCCTACTGCTTAAATCCCTCACAAATAAGCCTCATCTATGTGCTTTATTTACTGGGAGCTGTGGCAGCTCCGCGAGCCGGCCGTTTATCCGATTCCATCGGGCGGCGTTTCGTTCTCGCTTTAGCACTATCTCTGATGCTTATAGGGCTATGGATTACGATATCATCATCCCTAATCCTTATCCTTACCGGTATCACCCTAACAATTTTGGGACTTTTTTCGGTACAATCTACGGCTACTTCATTAATTGGGGATTGGGCCAAAAAAAACCGAGGAACAGCAACATCCTTGTACACATTCTTTTATTATATCGGTGCCGGAATAGGAACCTCTGTCAATGCTATTATTTGGATTCAAGCATCCTGGACCGGTATCATCATTGTCTGTATTTTTTCTCTGTTAATAGCTCTCTTATCCGTTGCTTTTCTTTGTTAA